In Juglans regia cultivar Chandler chromosome 13, Walnut 2.0, whole genome shotgun sequence, the following proteins share a genomic window:
- the LOC109003126 gene encoding uncharacterized protein LOC109003126 — protein sequence MGRDILNQITEICNELKRMATRARERENIESLSVDKRHGGVEEKEVKESFEVLGEVNGREKERKPLLEVGKEKSLGMGEGNVKEKQRRKNKADEAESVPISLDLDSVKRKRDETLLHIRTNPPSPH from the exons ATGGGACGGGATATACTTAATCAGATTACAGAGATTTGCAATGAATTGAAGAGAATGGCAACAAGggcgagggagagagagaatattgaGAGTTTGAGTGTGGATAAGAGACATGGGGGTGTAGAGGAAAAGGAGGTGAAAGAGTCATTTGAGGTTTTGGGGGAGGTGAAtgggagggagaaagagaggaagcCCTTGCTTGAAGTGGGTAAAGAGAAATCTCTAGGAATGGGGGAAGGCAATGTGAAGGAGAAGCAGAGGAGGAAGAA CAAAGCTGATGAGGCAGAGAGTGTTCCAATTTCTCTGGATTTGGATAGTGTAAAGCGTAAAAGGGATGAGACCCTGCTTCATATTCGAACAAATCCTCCCTCTCCTCATTGA